The Channa argus isolate prfri chromosome 14, Channa argus male v1.0, whole genome shotgun sequence genome includes a window with the following:
- the LOC137098548 gene encoding retinol-binding protein 2-like, translating into MPADLSGKWILESNEKLEDYLKALNIDFATRKIAISLSQTKVVIQDGDKFEFKTLSTFRNYELAFTVGVEFDEYTKGLDNRNVKSLVTWEGDKLVCTQKGEKKDRGWKHWIEGDKLVLELTCEDVVCLQVFKKRE; encoded by the exons ATGCCTGCAGACCTCAGTGGGAAGTGGATACTGGAAAGCAATGAGAAACTTGAGgattatttaaaagcattaa ACATTGACTTTGCCACAAGAAAAATCGCCATCTCCTTATCTCAGACCAAAGTGGTCATTCAAGATGGAGATAAGTTTGAATTCAAAACACTGAGCACCTTCAGAAATTATGAGCTTGCCTTCACTGTAGGGGTGGAGTTTGATGAGTATACCAAGGGACTAGACAACAGAAATGTCAAG AGTCTAGTGACCTGGGAAGGGGACAAGCTGGTGTGCACTCAGAAAGGTGAGAAGAAAGACCGTGGCTGGAAACACTGGATCGAAGGAGACAAACTTGTCCTG GAGCTCACTTGTGAAGATGTAGTTTGTCTTCAGGTGTtcaaaaaaagagaatga
- the LOC137098532 gene encoding retinol-binding protein 1-like, which produces MPVDLNGYWKMISNENFEDYMKALDVNVAIRKIANLLKPDKDITQDGDHIIIKTLSTFRNYNMEFYVGKEFQEDLSGVDERKCMTTITWEGDKLVCVQKGEIEGRGWTHWLEGDELHLELRAAGAVCKQVFKKT; this is translated from the exons ATGCCGGTCGATCTGAACGGATACTGGAAAATGATTTCCAACGAAAACTTCGAGGATTATATGAAGGCTCTCG ATGTAAATGTTGCCATCAGAAAAATCGCCAACTTGCTGAAGCCTGACAAGGACATCACCCAGGACGGGGACCACATCATCATCAAGACCCTCAGCACCTTCAGAAACTACAACATGGAGTTCTATGTGGGCAAAGAGTTCCAGGAGGATCTGTCTGGAGTGGATGAAAGGAAATGCATG ACCACTATCACCTGGGAGGGGGACAAGctggtgtgtgtgcagaaagGAGAGATCGAAGGAAGAGGCTGGACCCACTGGTTAGAGGGAGATGAGCTTCATTTG GAGCTAAGAGCTGCAGGAGCTGTTTGCAAGCAGGTCTTCAAGAAGACCTAA